ATCGGTATTACCGTGAGATGCACTCCAACGTCCATCGTGGCGCCCATACCCTCGGAGACCGGGCGACAGCTGCTTTCGAAGGTGCCCGTGAGACGGTTCGCAGTTTTTTGAATGCTGAAAGCACCCGGGAGATCATCTGGACCCGTGGTACCACCGAGGCCATCAACCTCGTTGCCAACGGCCTGGCTCCTCGCCTGAAGGCCGGAGACGAGATTCTGGTGAGCCACATGGAGCACCACGCCAACATTGTGCCCTGGCAGATGATTGCCGAACGCACGGGTGCAAAAGTGGTTCCTGTTCAGGTAACCCCGGACGGCGAGCTGGATCTCGAATCCTTCTCCAGCCTTCTCAATGAAAAAACCCGGGTACTGGCAATCACCCATGTTTCCAACGTGCTTGGCACCGTAAACCCCGTGGCAGCGCTGATTGAACAGGCAAAAGCGCACGGCATTATTACCCTGGTGGACGGCGCCCAGGCAGTACCCCATTACCAGCCGGATGTGCAGGCACTGGGCTGCGACTTTTACGTGTTCTCATCGCACAAGCTGTTTGGCCCCACCGGTATTGGCGTGCTTTACGGCAAGGCCCAGTTGCTGGAGGAAATACCTCCCTACCAGGGCGGCGGCGAGATGATCGAGCGGGTGTCCTTCGAGCGGACCACCTGGAACACCCTGCCCTACAAATTCGAGGCCGGCACGCCGGCCATTGCCGAGGCGGTGGGCTTGGGCGCAGCCATCGACTACCTGAACGGTCTGGACCGTGCTGGCATGGAAGCGGCCGAGGCCGCCCTGCTAGAGCGCGCCAACCAGCTGGTGGAAACCGTGCCCGGCATGGAGATCATCGGCACCGCCAAACAAAAAGTGCCGGTCATGTCCTTTAAAATTGCCGGTTTGCACCCCAGTGATATAGGCACGCTGCTGGATCAGCAGGGCATTGCGATCCGCACCGGCCACCATTGCGCCATGCCGCTGATGGATTTCTATGGAGTTCCCGGTACAGCCCGGGCCTCATTCGCGTTCTACAATACACTGGACGAGGTGGATACATTGTTTACCGCCCTGCAGAAAGTCCAGCGTCTGTTTGCCTGATGGAGGTGGAATCATGACAGCCGAAGTCTTCACCCCGACCGTTGCCGTCACCATGACGCCGAGCGCCGTAAAACACGTGCGCAAACAGCTTGAGAAAAAGCCGGAAGCCAGGGGCATCCGGCTGGCCATCAAGAAGAGTGGCTGTTCCGGCTTCAAATACGAAACCCAGTGGGTGGAAGAGGCCTCCGCTGACGACAAGGTGTTCCACATCGATGGTGTCGATGTCTTCGTGAAAGAGGAGCACCTGCCTCTGGTGAACGGCATCGAAATTGATTTTGTCACCGAGGGCGTGAACTCCATGTTCCAGTTCCGCAATCCGAACGCCACCGCGGAATGCGGCTGCGGCGAGAGCTTTACCGTAGCGTAATCCCTCACTGAACGTGTAGGTCGGATTAGCCTAGCGTAATCCGACACCAGAGATTTAAGAAAAGCGAGGCCAGAACAGGCATGCAAGAAAGGGAAGTGGTCCTGACCAAACGCGAGGTGGAAGCCCGCCTTGTTCCTTCCGGAACCGAAATCATGATTCCGTCGGACACCTTTGTGACCATCACACAGTCACTGGGCGGTACCTTTACCGTTGCCGTGAATGGCAATCTCGCCCGCATTGAAGGCCACAATGCCGATGCCCTCGGCAAAAAGCCCCTGGAAAGCAGCTTCGAAACTCCCGAAGACGGCACCGTCAACGAAAACCAGGTCTGGGAAGCCATGCGAAACTGCTACGATCCGGAAATTCCGGTAAACGTGGTGGATCTTGGCTTGATTTACGAGTGCAAGATTGAAAATGGCACCGAAGACGGCAACCACGTCTACGTCCTGATGACTCTGACGGCCGCCGGTTGCGGCATGGGCCCGGTGATTACCGAGGATGTGAAAACCAAGCTCGAGCACGTGCCCAACGTGGACAAAGTCACCGTTGAGCTGACTTTCGATCCGCCCTGGAGCAACGACATGCTCACCGACGAAGCCAAACTCGAACTGGGAATGCTGTAAATGACTGCCAGTGAACAGGACTTTCTGAACAACCCCCTTGGCAAAGACACCACCCTGGAAGACGTTCTGGATGGCTTCGAGCTTCTGGACGACTGGGAAGAGCGCTACGCTTTCATCATCGATCTGGGCAAACAGCTTCCTGCCTTCCCGGAGGAATCCCGGGTAGAGGAAAACTATGTTCACGGCTGCCAGAGCCAGGTCTGGCTGATCCACCACTTCGACGAAGACAGCGGCCGGCTTTACCTCTTGATTGATTCAGACGCCATGATTGTACGCGGGCTGGCCGCCATCATTCTGGTTGCCCTGAACGGCAAAACCCCTAGGGACCTGCTGGCAACCGACATCGATGAGTTGTTCGAGCAACTGGACCTGTTCCGCCATATTTCGCCGACCCGGGGCAACGGCCTTCGGGCCATGGTCGGGAAAATCCGGGATATTGCGGCTGCAGAGGCGGCCGGCGCCAGCAACTGATACCTACCCGCCTTACCAGATAATCGCGATATCATCTCTCTGGATGTTCAAGATGCCGCCGAGCTGCGGCATCGTGCCCCGACTGAAATGGGGCTGAACGCTATCAAGAGTGACGGTGACCTCGGCGTCATGTAGCTCCGGAGAATCTTCAGGAGCATCCAGATAGCGCTTGCTCCGGTAAAGCTTCAACTCGTCGCCCGGCCTGAGCCCGGCGGTAGCCCCCGATTCCAGCGTCACCCCGTGGCCGTCCACCCGCGCAATCCGGGTAATAAAGGGCTGACACGCCAACGCCTCAGTCACGGCGGCCGCCATTTCCCCGATTAAACCGTTCACTGCCTGTCCATAGGCGGTCTTCTGGAAGCCCGCTGAACCAAATCCGGCAGAACTTCCCGGACCGGCATCCCACTGGGCTGCTGTTGCAAACCTCTGCCGGTAGACAGGCGCACCGCTGAATCCGTCAAATATAATCAGATCAGCCGCGAACCGACGGCGTTGATCCACCACGCCAATGCCCCGTTGCATCCTGTCCAGCACAGAAGTGCCCCAGGCCGACGGGTCTGCCACACCCAGATCCCGAATAACCCCGGTCACCACGAACTGCACACCCATTTCACGGGCCAGCTCGAGTACGTTGCTTAATCGATTGTCGTTCTGCTGAACCGTCGGTGCGTTCAGCAGGTCGGTAAACATTCTTGAAGTGGTCGCGCCGAAAACCTGCAGACCGCCCTGGGCCACCAAACGCTGTTGCAGCTGTTGCGGCAAGATCTCGCCGGCATCGTCAATTCGCCCTACCCTGGCCTGGTCCGGATACAGCATCGGGAAGCCGGTCACCGCGACCCGCTTTTTCAGCCGGCCGGCATTGCCCGCGCCGCACTGACTGCGACTCTCGCTGATATCTCCACGAACAATCACCCGTAACAGGTTACCACTCTGGTACTCATCAATTATCCGCACGTTCCGGGCTCTGGCGCTTGAGGCCAGATCCATCCGGGATTCGGTGATAACGCCATTTTTCATGGTGTCGTGCGTGCTTACCCGGGCCTCATACTGGAGCGAGAGGTCCCGGATCGCCGCCTTGCGGGCTTCGGCCCGGGCGGCTTCCAGATTTCCGTTGTGGATATTGGCGTGACCAACACCTTCAAGGACAACAGCGTGGGCACCCGAGACCAGAACAAGGGCGAGAATCCCGAATACAGCCAGTGACAGCAAGCGTTTCATAGCTTTCAGTACTCTCGATCAATCAAGGTAATACAGGGAATCCACGCCCTTGCTCTGCACATCGCCCACGCTGTCATTCTCCTGCGGCATGGGGATCGGGCAGAGATCCTGCACCTGATCATCAGCCACCTCGGCGACACAGGCCCGGAAACGGGGCTCAAGTTTCAGTTCCATCACGGTCTCGAACACGCCGTCGCTGTGCTCGTTCACGGCGACCAGCTTCGCTCCCCGAATGTAACTGTCGACGTAGGTTCTGAACATATCATTGCGCAAGACAAAATCGTTCACGGTGGAACTGCCGTATACGACGGTACCGTATACGCGTTCCACGAGATTGCGGTATGCATCCAGCTGGGACGCTCGCCGGGCCATCAGGCGTTTGCGGGTATCCGAACGGTCGGCCGCAACATCCTCATAGGTCCCCAGACCGCTCACCCGCACCGTTATCGGCTCAAGCATCGTATCCTGGCGGGGCTGGCTGCCGTTATCCCCCTGGTGGCTGCCAATCGGCGCACAGGCTGCAACCGTTGTCGCCAACAGAAGCATGAGTATCCAGCGAAGATTCATTGCGTGTCTCCAGAAAACATCATTTCCGCTTGCCCATGAAAGAATTACGCCAGTTTTTCTAAACCACTGATATTTCGATTAACAACGTCCATTCCTCTCATTCTGCAATCCCCAAGCGGCAAAAAACTGCCTCCGTTTACACATCAAAAACAAACCGTTACCCCATGCGTCATGCGCTGGAAAACGTTCTGCATTAACCTTTCTAGTACGTCATATCTATTTTGCTTTTTTACACGACAGGATTCTTCATGACCGGACATCGTCTGACCAAACTTTCTGTGGCCATCGGCCTATCCATTGCCACCTCATCAACACTGGCCAGCCCCCAGTCTTTTATGTCTGCGCGCTCTTTCGCCATGGGCGGCACAGGGGTGGCGGTTGCAACACCTTCTACAGCGCCCTCGGACAACCCCGCAATGATGGCTGCGGATCACCACAGCTGGCAGGATGATTTCGGGCTGATGCTGCCCTCGGTGAACGCCCGGGCAGCCGATGAAGAAGAAACAGTTGATCAGGTAGACGATATTCAGGATGTGATCACGGATCTGGAATCGCTCGTTTCCGGCTTTGATCCGAATAACGACAACCCGGACGCTATACAGGCTGGAGCGGCGGACCTCAGCAATCGCCTGACCGAATTCGACAGGGACACCATGAGAGTGAACGCAGGTCTTGGATTGGCTCTGGCTGTGCCCGGACAATCCCTTTCTGTTGGCGTATTCACCAATGGTAATCTGACGGCGACGGTTCGTGGTGATGTCTCTGACCAGGATATTACCGCCCTCGACAACATTGCCAATGCCGCATCGGCCCAGGACGTGCAAATTGCCGTCGACCAGATCAGCACGAATGGCAACCTGGATCTGACATCGCAGGGACAGATACTTGCATCCGCCGTCGGGGAAGTGGGCATCAGCTTTGCCCGCTCCTTTGAGCTGCAGAATGGCAACAGCTTCCAGCTGGGCCTTTCACCGAAATACGTTGAACTGCGCACGTTCCAGTACACCGAGTCGGTTTCCGGTTTCGAAGATGACGAATTCGATGACGACCAGTATCAGACCGAAAAGAGTGGGTTCAACGTGGACGTTGGTGCAGCCTACAGCTTCGGTGACTCCAATCAGTGGAACACAGGTATTTTTGTTAAAAACCTGATCCCCATGGAACTGGACTCCGCCGCCAGCCGGCCGCTGCTGGGAGAGGAAGTTCGTACACTGAAGCTCGACCCGATGGTTACAGCTGGCATTGCTCACAAGAGCGAATACCATGTAGTTACTGCAGAAATTGACCTGACCAAGAAGGAAGCCTTTGGCTTCGAGGACGACACCCAGTGGGCAGCCCTCGGCGCCGAATTCGATGCCTTCCGTTACGCGCAGCTTCGGTTTGGCGTTCGCCACAACATGGCCAGCAACGATGACAACGACGGCATTGAAGAGAAAACCCAGTTCACCGCCGGTCTTGGCCTGAACATTGTTGGCGTCCGCCTTGATCTCGGCGCCCTCTACAGCGATGCGGATGTGGGCGCAGCCCTGGAGCTTGGCACCGCGTTCTGATCAAAAACTGAAAGAGGAAGCAGATGAAGGTTTGATCTGCCTCCAACTTCCGATTAAAGCCCGCCCATGGCTATCACGGGCGGGCTTTTTTATGGCCTGTCGTGTTACAGGTTTGCCTGCCCTGCCCTGGAACCGGATAATCCACCGACACACTCCCCCGAAAGGAATCAGACATTCCATGCAGGCCTATCTGGTTGGCGGTGCCGTTCGTGACGAATTACTCGGCCTTGAGGTCAAGGACCGGGACTGGGTGGTGGTCGGCGCGACACCAAAGGAAATGCTTGCCAAGGGGTTCAAACAGGTGGGCGCGGACTTTCCGGTCTTTCTGCACCCCCGCACCCGGGAAGAATATGCCCTGGCTCGCACCGAACGCAAAGAGGGGCGCGGCTACCACGGTTTTACTGTTTATAGCGCACCGGATGTCACCCTCGAGCAGGACTTGCGGCGACGGGATCTGACCATCAATGCGATAGCCAAAACCGAAGACGGCGCCTTGGTGGACCCCTTCAAGGGCCGAAGCGATATAAAAGATCGCAAGCTCCGCCATGTCTCGGAAGCCTTCGCCGAAGACCCCCTGAGAATTCTTCGCACCGCCCGGTTCGCAGCCCGCTTTCAGCCACTTGGATTCAGCGTGTGCGATCAGACCATGGGCCTGATGAAGCAAATGGTGGCTAGCGGAGAAGTGGATCACCTGGTTCCGGAACGGGTCTGGCAGGAATTTCAGCGGGCACTGCATGAAAAGGCGCCCCGGGCCTTTTTCGACGTTCTCCGGGACTGCGGGGCCCTGGAGGTACTCATTCCGGAACTGGCACCCGAAAAGGTGTTTCAACTTGCGATCGCGGCGCTTGGCTGTGTCCAGAACCAATCTGACGCCCAGACGGAAGAACGCTTTGCCGCCCTGCTTTCCCCCCTGGATGACTCTGCAGCCGTGGCACGAGCCAAGGCACTGAAAGCCCCAAATGATTGCCAGAACCTGGCGCGACTGGTTACAGCCTTCAAGCCACAAATCAGGAACATCGATGCTCAGCACCCTGAAGCCGAAGCCTTGCTGGACCTGCTGGACCAGGCGGACTTCTGGCGCCGCCCGGAACGTTTTTCGCAACTGATGAACGTGCTCGAATGCGCCCTTCCCGGCGAGTCGGGCCCACTGAACCTGCTTCGAACCGCCTCTGGGGCCGCTACCGGTGTTGACCCAAAAACTCTCCTCGCCCGGGGCTACAAAGGCAAGGAGCTGGGCAGCGCAATCCGGACTGAGCGCCTGAAACGTATCGGCGATGCCATCGCCCCGACCAACCACTGAGGAGTCACCATGCCGTCCACAACACCCGTTGCCCTGGTCACCGGCGCAGCCCACCGTCTTGGCGCACAGACGGCCCGGACACTTCACGAAAGAGGCTGGAACCTGGTGATTCACTATCGGAGCCGTGAAGAGCAGGCGAACTCACTGATTGCGCAGATGAACCGCCAGAGGCCAGACTCCGCCTGTGCTCTTCAGGCGGATCTGAGCCAGACAGCCGAGATAGCCCGGTTGGCCCGTGATGCCGTCGAACACTTGGGCCGACTGGACGCGTTGGTGAACAATGCATCGGTGTTCTACCCCACCCCGACCGGGGACGCCACCGAAGACGACTGGGACACCATCCTGAATACCAATCTCAGAGCCCCTTTCTTTCTGGTGCAGGCGTGTCTTGCTGAACTGCGTCAAAATCGAGGCTGTGTGGTGAACATGATCGATATCTACAGCGAAAGACCTATCGACGACCACCCGTTGTACTGCGCCAGCAAAGCCGGCCTCGCCGCCCTGACACGCTCCTGGGCGAAAGACCTGGCACCGGACGTGCGGGTGAACGGTGTATCACCGGGCGCAATCCTCTGGCCCGAGGGCGAGGCCGAAATGGACGAGACCGCGCAGCAGGCGATTCTCCAGAAGACCCCACTGGCCCGCACAGGGAATCCTGATGATATTGCCCATACCATCGCATTCCTGGTCTGCGATGCGCCTTTCATCACCGGTCAGGTTATCGCCGTGGATGGTGGCCGAAGCCTGAACATGTAATCCAGACAGTGGCCTCCAAGGCTGCCCACTTTGGCCGGGCGAAGCTTTCCGGATACAATGCCGGCAGATTTCAATCCTGCACGCGCCGGACCTAATTCCCCGCGTGCCTCTGATCCGGAGATTTCCCATGCGTGATGTCGTTATTGTTGCCGCCCGCCGTACTGCTATCGGAACCTTTGGCGGAGGTCTCTCCAGCCTGAGCGCAGACCAGCTGGGAACCGCTGTGATCAAGGCAATCCTTGAAGAAACCGGCGTCGCCGGCGACCAGATCAACGAAGTGGTGCTCGGCCAGGTGCTGACCGCCGGTTGCGGCCAGAACCCGGCTCGCCAGTCTGCCATCAACGCCGGCATTCCTGCCTCCGTACCCGCAATGACCATCAACAAGGTCTGCGGTTCCGGCCTGAAGGCCGTGCATATGGCGGTACAGGCGATTCGCTGCGGCGACGCCGAACTGATGATTGCCGGCGGCCAGGAAAGCATGAGCCAGGCGCCGCACGTGTTGCCTAACAGCCGCAACGGCCAGCGTATGGGCAACTGGTCCATGGTGGATACCATGATCAAGGACGGCCTTTGGGATGCCTTCAACGATTACCATATGGGCATTACCGCCGAGAACATCGTCGAGAAATACGGTATCAGCCGTGACGAACAGGACGAGTTTGCTGCAGCGTCCCAGCAGAAAGCCGCAGCAGCCCGCAATGCCGGCTACTTCGATGGCCAGATTGTTCCGGTCTCCATCCCCCAGCGCAAAGGTGACCCGATCGTGGTAGACCGCGATGAAGGGCCGCGCGATGGCGTGACCGCCGAGAGCCTGGGTAACCTGCGTGCAGCGTTCAAGAAGGACGGCACGGTGACCGCCGGCAACGCCTCCTCCCTGAACGATGGCGCCGCCGCCGTGATGGTCTGCAGTGCCGAAAAGGCAAAAGAGCTGGGACTGACTCCGATTGCCACCATCAAGGCCCATGCCAACGCCGGCGTGGACCCGACAATCATGGGCACCGGCCCGATCCCTGCCAGCCAGCGCTGCCTGAAACTCGCAGGCTGGAGCGTGGATGACCTGGACCTGGTGGAAGCCAACGAAGCCTTTGCCGCCCAGGCCATTTCCGTCAATCGCGACATGGGCTGGGATACCAGCAAGGTAAACGTGAATGGCGGCGCCATTGCCCTGGGCCATCCCATCGGCGCCTCCGGCTGTCGTATCCTGGTCTCCCTGCTGCATGAAATGGTTCGCCGCGACGCTCACAAAGGTCTGGCCACACTGTGCATCGGTGGCGGCATGGGCGTTGCCCTGGCTGTCGAGCGCTAAGCTTCATGCTCCACGTGGTGCTGTACGAGCCGGAGATACCGCCGAATACCGGCAATATTATCCGGCTGTGCGCCAACACCGGTTGTCAGCTGCATCTGATTGAACCGCTGGGTTTTAACCTGGAAGACAAGCAGATGCGGCGGGCCGGGCTGGATTACAGCGAATACGCGTCGGTAAGGATTCACCGGAATTACCGGGACTTTCTCGCCAGCGAGCGACCGCAACGCCTGTTCGGCCTGACCACCAAAGGCAGCACTCACTACCATCAGGTGCAGTATCAGGAAGGCGACTACCTGATGTTCGGCCCGGAAACCCGTGGCCTCCCTGCTGAGGTTCGCGAAGGCCTGCAGCCCGAGCATCGCCTGCGGGTTCCCATGCAGCCGGAGAGCCGCAGCCTGAACCTTTCCAACACCGCGGCCCTGGTGGTTTACGAGGCCTGGCGGCAACTGGGATTCCAGGGCGCGGTGTAGGTGCCCGAGAGCCCGCTGCGCCGTGGCACCACCATCGGGTAGCCCTCCTCAAGCTCCACAACCCGTGCGGCAAAGCCGTAAACCGTTTCAAGCAGGTCAGGCGTGAGCACTTCCCACGCAGAGCCCTCCTGAACAAGATGGCCCGCCTTCATCAACAGCAGCCGATCTGCAAACTGGGCCGCCAGATTCAGATCGTGGACAACCGCCAGAACCGCCACACCCTCTTCTTTGGCCAGACGTCGGACCAGATCCAGCACCAATTGCTGATGGGCCGGGTCCAGGGCGGAGGTGCATTCGTCCAGCAACAACAACCGGTCGCCCGGGCTGTCGATGATCTGGGCCAGCACCCGTGCCAGCTGCAACCGCTGCTGCTCACCTCCGGACAGGCCCGGGACGAGCCGATGCCTCAGGTGAGCAATATCCAGTTCGTTCAGCAACCGATCCACCGCCGGATCACTGCCACGCCGGGCCGCTCCGGGGCGCCCCAGCTGCACCACCTCCTCGACCGTTAGCGGGAAATTCACCTCCACCCGCTGGGGCATGACGGCGCGTTGACGGGCCAACCGCTCCGGGCGCCAATACCCGAGTTCCCGCCCGGAAAGCATCACCTTGCCGATGTAGGGCAGATCGCCGCTGATGGCCTTGAGCAAGGTCGACTTGCCGGCGCCGTTCGGGCCCAGGAGCATCAACAGCTCCCCTGCAGCCAACTGACAATCCATGCCGTGGACAATCCGTGATCGCTCAACGGATATTTGGACATTGTTTACGCAGAGAACCATCAGATAACCTTTGTTCTCAACAGAAGCGCCAGGAAGAAGGGGCCGCCGATCAGCGCCATCATCAGGCCAATGGGAAGTTCCGCCGGCGCTACAACCACCCTTGCCAGGGAATCCGCCGCCACCAGAAGTGTGCCGCCCACAAGGGCACTGAGGGGTAACACCACCCGATGACTGGCACCAAGTAACTGGCGAACCAGGTGGGGCACCACCAGCCCGACAAACCCGATCAGCCCACTGACCGCAACGGCCGCTCCAACACCCAGACCTACAACCAGAATGGCGACTTTCTTGACGGTATCGGTGCGATAGCCCAGGTGCCCGACCACGGATTCGCCGAGCAAAAACGCATCCAATGGACGGGCCAGAAGCGGAGCAGCCAATAACGCCAACAGCATGAACGGAGCCCCAACCAGCAAGTCATCCCAGCCGGCATGACCGAGACTGCCCATGGTCCAGAACGTCAGCGAACGCAGCTCCTCGTCATTGGCATAGAAAGCCAGCAATCCGGTGGCGGCGCCTGCTACGGCGTTAATTGCGATCCCCGCCAGTAGCAGAGTTGCCACGGAGGTCTGGCCCGAGCGGTTGGCAATGCGCCAGGCCAGCAACACCGTACCGCTGCCCCCAAGAAACGCGGCGATGGGTAAGGCCCATTCACCGGTCATGGCCAGCCAACCGCCAAGCCAGGTATTACCCAGCACGATCACCGCAATGGCCGCCAGGGAAGCGCCGGCGGAGACCCCGATCAGCCCCGGGTCGGCCAGAGGGTTGCGAAACAGTCCCTGCAGCAGGGCCCCAGAGACTGCCAGCACCGCTCCAACCAGAAAGCCGAGCAAAAATCTCGGCATCCGTACTTCCAGCAGCACCATCGAAGCCACCGGATCGCTCGCTTCCCGACCGGTGATCACGCTCAAGATATCGGTGAATGCCAGTGGATAGGCGCCACTGGTAACGGACACCAGAGCAACGAGCACGGCGGCCAGTAACCCGACCACCAGTGACGGCGTAAAACCGAACCGGCCCGCGGCGTCACGAATCATTGGCTGACACGTTCGAGGATGCCGGCAATACTTCGTTTACCGCAGCCATGGCATCGGGCAGCCTCGGGCCAAACCCCAGCAACAGCATTCCGTCTGCTACCAGCCGGTGCCCGCTCTGCCAGGCGTCGAGACGCTCTACCTCCGGCCAGGAACCGATGGCAAACTGGCCCGGCGTAGACTCGGCAATCACAATGGCATCCGGTTGGGAAGCCAGGACGGCCTCCCGATTGACCGGCTTATAGCCCTTCAGGCCGGACACCGCATTGTCCGCGCCAACGGTATCCAGCAGTGCTGAAGCAGCGGTTTCTTCGCCCGCCAGCATCACCGAGTGATTGCCAGCCGCAAGAATGAACAGCACCTTC
This genomic stretch from Marinobacter salsuginis harbors:
- a CDS encoding aminotransferase class V-fold PLP-dependent enzyme; the encoded protein is MTDLSVASTAKRTTFDVEAVRRDFPILSQQVNGKPLVYLDNGASAQKPEAVLNAMDRYYREMHSNVHRGAHTLGDRATAAFEGARETVRSFLNAESTREIIWTRGTTEAINLVANGLAPRLKAGDEILVSHMEHHANIVPWQMIAERTGAKVVPVQVTPDGELDLESFSSLLNEKTRVLAITHVSNVLGTVNPVAALIEQAKAHGIITLVDGAQAVPHYQPDVQALGCDFYVFSSHKLFGPTGIGVLYGKAQLLEEIPPYQGGGEMIERVSFERTTWNTLPYKFEAGTPAIAEAVGLGAAIDYLNGLDRAGMEAAEAALLERANQLVETVPGMEIIGTAKQKVPVMSFKIAGLHPSDIGTLLDQQGIAIRTGHHCAMPLMDFYGVPGTARASFAFYNTLDEVDTLFTALQKVQRLFA
- a CDS encoding HesB/IscA family protein, with translation MTAEVFTPTVAVTMTPSAVKHVRKQLEKKPEARGIRLAIKKSGCSGFKYETQWVEEASADDKVFHIDGVDVFVKEEHLPLVNGIEIDFVTEGVNSMFQFRNPNATAECGCGESFTVA
- the sufT gene encoding putative Fe-S cluster assembly protein SufT codes for the protein MQEREVVLTKREVEARLVPSGTEIMIPSDTFVTITQSLGGTFTVAVNGNLARIEGHNADALGKKPLESSFETPEDGTVNENQVWEAMRNCYDPEIPVNVVDLGLIYECKIENGTEDGNHVYVLMTLTAAGCGMGPVITEDVKTKLEHVPNVDKVTVELTFDPPWSNDMLTDEAKLELGML
- a CDS encoding SufE family protein produces the protein MTASEQDFLNNPLGKDTTLEDVLDGFELLDDWEERYAFIIDLGKQLPAFPEESRVEENYVHGCQSQVWLIHHFDEDSGRLYLLIDSDAMIVRGLAAIILVALNGKTPRDLLATDIDELFEQLDLFRHISPTRGNGLRAMVGKIRDIAAAEAAGASN
- a CDS encoding flagellar assembly protein T N-terminal domain-containing protein; the protein is MKRLLSLAVFGILALVLVSGAHAVVLEGVGHANIHNGNLEAARAEARKAAIRDLSLQYEARVSTHDTMKNGVITESRMDLASSARARNVRIIDEYQSGNLLRVIVRGDISESRSQCGAGNAGRLKKRVAVTGFPMLYPDQARVGRIDDAGEILPQQLQQRLVAQGGLQVFGATTSRMFTDLLNAPTVQQNDNRLSNVLELAREMGVQFVVTGVIRDLGVADPSAWGTSVLDRMQRGIGVVDQRRRFAADLIIFDGFSGAPVYRQRFATAAQWDAGPGSSAGFGSAGFQKTAYGQAVNGLIGEMAAAVTEALACQPFITRIARVDGHGVTLESGATAGLRPGDELKLYRSKRYLDAPEDSPELHDAEVTVTLDSVQPHFSRGTMPQLGGILNIQRDDIAIIW
- a CDS encoding LPP20 family lipoprotein, with the translated sequence MNLRWILMLLLATTVAACAPIGSHQGDNGSQPRQDTMLEPITVRVSGLGTYEDVAADRSDTRKRLMARRASQLDAYRNLVERVYGTVVYGSSTVNDFVLRNDMFRTYVDSYIRGAKLVAVNEHSDGVFETVMELKLEPRFRACVAEVADDQVQDLCPIPMPQENDSVGDVQSKGVDSLYYLD
- the traF gene encoding conjugal transfer protein TraF; the encoded protein is MTGHRLTKLSVAIGLSIATSSTLASPQSFMSARSFAMGGTGVAVATPSTAPSDNPAMMAADHHSWQDDFGLMLPSVNARAADEEETVDQVDDIQDVITDLESLVSGFDPNNDNPDAIQAGAADLSNRLTEFDRDTMRVNAGLGLALAVPGQSLSVGVFTNGNLTATVRGDVSDQDITALDNIANAASAQDVQIAVDQISTNGNLDLTSQGQILASAVGEVGISFARSFELQNGNSFQLGLSPKYVELRTFQYTESVSGFEDDEFDDDQYQTEKSGFNVDVGAAYSFGDSNQWNTGIFVKNLIPMELDSAASRPLLGEEVRTLKLDPMVTAGIAHKSEYHVVTAEIDLTKKEAFGFEDDTQWAALGAEFDAFRYAQLRFGVRHNMASNDDNDGIEEKTQFTAGLGLNIVGVRLDLGALYSDADVGAALELGTAF
- a CDS encoding multifunctional CCA tRNA nucleotidyl transferase/2'3'-cyclic phosphodiesterase/2'nucleotidase/phosphatase codes for the protein MQAYLVGGAVRDELLGLEVKDRDWVVVGATPKEMLAKGFKQVGADFPVFLHPRTREEYALARTERKEGRGYHGFTVYSAPDVTLEQDLRRRDLTINAIAKTEDGALVDPFKGRSDIKDRKLRHVSEAFAEDPLRILRTARFAARFQPLGFSVCDQTMGLMKQMVASGEVDHLVPERVWQEFQRALHEKAPRAFFDVLRDCGALEVLIPELAPEKVFQLAIAALGCVQNQSDAQTEERFAALLSPLDDSAAVARAKALKAPNDCQNLARLVTAFKPQIRNIDAQHPEAEALLDLLDQADFWRRPERFSQLMNVLECALPGESGPLNLLRTASGAATGVDPKTLLARGYKGKELGSAIRTERLKRIGDAIAPTNH
- a CDS encoding pteridine reductase, giving the protein MPSTTPVALVTGAAHRLGAQTARTLHERGWNLVIHYRSREEQANSLIAQMNRQRPDSACALQADLSQTAEIARLARDAVEHLGRLDALVNNASVFYPTPTGDATEDDWDTILNTNLRAPFFLVQACLAELRQNRGCVVNMIDIYSERPIDDHPLYCASKAGLAALTRSWAKDLAPDVRVNGVSPGAILWPEGEAEMDETAQQAILQKTPLARTGNPDDIAHTIAFLVCDAPFITGQVIAVDGGRSLNM
- a CDS encoding acetyl-CoA C-acetyltransferase, whose protein sequence is MRDVVIVAARRTAIGTFGGGLSSLSADQLGTAVIKAILEETGVAGDQINEVVLGQVLTAGCGQNPARQSAINAGIPASVPAMTINKVCGSGLKAVHMAVQAIRCGDAELMIAGGQESMSQAPHVLPNSRNGQRMGNWSMVDTMIKDGLWDAFNDYHMGITAENIVEKYGISRDEQDEFAAASQQKAAAARNAGYFDGQIVPVSIPQRKGDPIVVDRDEGPRDGVTAESLGNLRAAFKKDGTVTAGNASSLNDGAAAVMVCSAEKAKELGLTPIATIKAHANAGVDPTIMGTGPIPASQRCLKLAGWSVDDLDLVEANEAFAAQAISVNRDMGWDTSKVNVNGGAIALGHPIGASGCRILVSLLHEMVRRDAHKGLATLCIGGGMGVALAVER
- the trmL gene encoding tRNA (uridine(34)/cytosine(34)/5-carboxymethylaminomethyluridine(34)-2'-O)-methyltransferase TrmL; its protein translation is MLHVVLYEPEIPPNTGNIIRLCANTGCQLHLIEPLGFNLEDKQMRRAGLDYSEYASVRIHRNYRDFLASERPQRLFGLTTKGSTHYHQVQYQEGDYLMFGPETRGLPAEVREGLQPEHRLRVPMQPESRSLNLSNTAALVVYEAWRQLGFQGAV